Genomic DNA from Melospiza georgiana isolate bMelGeo1 chromosome 3, bMelGeo1.pri, whole genome shotgun sequence:
agcagcgggatGGGGCCTCGGGGGGACAGGGCGGTGCTGGGCAGCCCCGCCGTGGCCGTGGCCTTCCCGGGAGCTGTGTGCCGGGGCAGCGGCTACCGCTTCGCGTGCGAGCTCCTGAAGCACGTCCTGCACCAGCGGAACCAGCTCCCGCTGCCCTACGAGCAGTTGGCCTACTTCTGCCGGCGGGCGGCCCAGGTGAggcgcggcggccgcggggtCCGACCCGTGCTCGGGGGCGGCCCCTGGGGCCGGGGATTAGGGAGGCCGTGGCGTTTGAGGTTTGCTTGCGAGCTCCTGTTCTCCCTTGGGGACTCGCACGGCGACGTGTCGGCGCTTTTAAAGTAAAGCGCTTGTTGTGGCTGCATGCCTAAATGTAACCTCTTCTTTTCAAAACGAGGCAAAGGCAGCCTTAAGTTCAGGCTGCTGAAGGTGCCAACAAATTGTTCTTAATTGATTGCTTCCCGCTTTCCGCTCAAAGCGTGTTACTGCTTTGTTTGTTACCTCTGAGCaaaaagcaaccaaacaaaaaaggtACTATTAAGTGATTTCATAGAGGTGGCTGATCTTTGGAAAATGGGTTTCTAATTCCTATTGGAATTCATTAGTAGCGAGATTCAGATTCTAACTGAGTAGCTATGGGTTGTGCTCTTGTGTTCCTCTTGCATCTTCTGATGTGGGGAGTAGATGTGCGTCTTCCCCATGTGGGTACCTGTAGCTCTCAAAATGAACACAAGCTGCTGGTTCCTTGACACTCTAGGGTGGGCCATGCTTTCTGCAGAGTATAATACATGTTCATAACTAAATGTGTTaatgtgaatttttattttcgAGGGTGGAGATGGAATTGACAAACCACGTTCCCTGGGCCTGGCAAGCAGAAAGTGCCAGCAGTTGCTGACGGAGCTGGAGGGATTGTTCCAGCACCTGGAAGTCATGTTTAGTCTGACACTGGTTCCTCGGGTTCTTTTCCTACTTGGAGGCAACGTCATGAACCCCAAGGAGCTCTATGAGCTGAATTTGGAGGGGTTCTGTGAGGGCTCTGCTGAAGAGAGCCTCCAGACCGCGCCCTGCGTTCGCCAACTCTTTCACCGCCTGTTTGTTGCTGATGTCTTCAGCGAACTTAAGGCTCTCCCTGTGACAGGCACTCTTGTCCTGGTCCAGGGCCACCGTGACTGTGGTGTTGAGTGGTTCCGGCCCAGGCTCAACTACCAAGTGCCGAGCCGAGGGAGGAAGCTGACTGTTAAGCTGTCGTGTGATGGAGACCTCCATGTCAGTGCCTCACCtccacagcacacagcacctgCTTGGGAGGAGTATGTCTGGTTCCAAGCCCCAGTGACCCTCAAAGGCTTTAGTGAATGAATGGTTTTCCATAGAAATTTAACTGGAATATTGattacttttttattctttaggTGTTAATTTTAGCAAATGTAACCGTGTGTTTTTGAACCATGTGTGCCTGAATTTGTTTTTCATGGTGTCTACTATGCCTTCCTGTATCTTGCTGCACTCCTCTGTTGTCCTTATTTCCCGAGTTGTTGTTGAAGGCAAATCCACTTTAAGGCACAGTTGCACACAAGTCCGGCGATTCCTTAGGGACCTGATCTGTGACTCGGGATGAATTAACGTGTTGGGAGTAGAACTTCCCTGCTGAGTGCTTGCTGAACTGGATACGTACAATCTCCTCCTGCGTTTTAATATGGCCGTTTTCTGTCCCCGCCTTTGCCATGTTACCCATAGGCTGTCTTAGGTGAAGTTACTTCCTGCAAAATAACTCTGGGAGTAAATCCTGCAGTCCTTAAAAGGCTCCCCACAGCAGGAAAACCCGCGGGCGTAGCCGGACCGACACACAGAGGTAACATTGTTGCAGCAGAGGGATTTATTCCCAGCTAGTAAAGAATAGGGCAGGATGAAGGCAGTTCCTGCCAAGGGCCAGGGCTGCCGTGGAGATGGGCGGAGCCGCTTCCAGGGCCCCTGGCaaccctgcaggcagcagccgCAGCTCCCGACGCTGCCTCAGCTGCCGTGGGGTGCGCCCCTCTTGAGTATTCAAGTGCTTGTCCATCTATTTGGTAAAATTACACTTTCCCATAACTCACTTTCTGTTCCTTAATCTACCAAAGTAAGTATTTTCAGCAACTAAAAAAATCTTGTAACTAGCACTGTCTTGGAGATGGAAAGAGACCGGTACCGTGGAGGCAGGGTAACAATAagcaattttatattttttactaATCTTTGCCTAATAGCCCTGACAACTGGCTAGATACAGGATTAAAAGTAAGTAGT
This window encodes:
- the MAD2L1BP gene encoding MAD2L1-binding protein encodes the protein MGPRGDRAVLGSPAVAVAFPGAVCRGSGYRFACELLKHVLHQRNQLPLPYEQLAYFCRRAAQGGDGIDKPRSLGLASRKCQQLLTELEGLFQHLEVMFSLTLVPRVLFLLGGNVMNPKELYELNLEGFCEGSAEESLQTAPCVRQLFHRLFVADVFSELKALPVTGTLVLVQGHRDCGVEWFRPRLNYQVPSRGRKLTVKLSCDGDLHVSASPPQHTAPAWEEYVWFQAPVTLKGFSE